In Phoenix dactylifera cultivar Barhee BC4 chromosome 11, palm_55x_up_171113_PBpolish2nd_filt_p, whole genome shotgun sequence, the following are encoded in one genomic region:
- the LOC113461103 gene encoding uncharacterized protein LOC113461103 encodes MAALDQELVERLHHHVAGRTLPSFGAINEEIDAYSSRPDQLPNVSRNGSYYYADRNARSRRTLDGSGYWKAKDKKPILKDGQIVIGYKRNFRFYLGPSHSNSNSTKWVMTEYTLPPDTSHGKALCVIRVTAGNQENEIDQASTSDATNQPLPNYPNFPDILMRLAADLGVDYELPPLEFNGMDRPPF; translated from the exons ATGGCGGCCCTTGATCAAGAACTGGTGGAGCGCCTGCACCACCACGTCGCTGGCCGCACACTGCCCTCTTTTGGAGCCATCAATGAAGAAATTGATGCCTACAGTTCCCGACCTGACCAACTCCCAA ATGTCAGTAGGAATGGCTCATACTACTACGCAGACCGGAATGCTCGAAGTCGGCGTACTCTCGATGGCAGTGGCTATTGGAAAGCTAAGGATAAAAAGCCCATTTTAAAGGATGGCCAGATCGTCATTGGGTATAAgcgaaattttagattttatttaggACCAAGTCACTCCAACTCGAACTCGACGAAATGGGTTATGACAGAGTACACTCTTCCTCCTGATACAAGCCATGGT AAAGCCCTCTGTGTAATCCGTGTGACAGCAGGGAACCAAGAGAACGAGATAGATCAGGCCAGTACTTCGGATGCCACAAACCAACCGCTTccaaattatccaaattttccTGACATCCTGATGAGATTAGCCGCTGATTTGGGTGTGGACTACGAATTGCCTCCTCTTGAATTCAACGGCATGGATaggcctcctttttga